A window of Candidatus Peribacteraceae bacterium genomic DNA:
GTAGCGACCATGGGAAATTGGCAATGAAGAAATGTGAAATGAGCAATGGGAGCTGCATAGGTCCAGCCGGAGGAAATGATGTTTTTCTCATTTTGCATTTTCAATTTTCCATTTCTACCGTCACCGTCGCCACCTGCCCCGTATGGGAAACGGACCATAGGAACCGGTCGCCCGGAGGGGCGAACGTGGCCAGAAGGGTGGAGGGGAGGGTGAGGTTGAGGGTGTTCTTGAGGAAGGACCGCGCCGCCGTGCGTTCCAAGACCCCGCCCATCACCGTGGTGCCGGGACCCGGGGGAAGGGTGCCGGGGAGAGGGGGCGTCTTCCCCGTCACCTGCCCCGCCCATGCCGCATCATTCGTCACGAGCAGGCGCCTGCCGTTCGTGGCGGTCCACAGTCCTTCCCCGGTATCCGAGCGGAAGGTGGCCCGCACGGCCCACGCACCGGATTGGGTTCGCGTCTGTTCGATGATGCCGGGATCATCTTCGATCGTCGTGATGGCAAAGCCCTCCGGCAGTTCTTGGCGGGTGATGCGCTGCGTGGAGAGCGCCTGCTTGACGCTGCGGTGGAGAAGGTCGATGTGCCTGGCTGCGTCCGGGTCCTGCGTGTGCGTCTGCAGCAACAAGCGCAGGCTGCTTCCCGTCCGGCTCCGGAGCACGCTCACGGAAGCTTCCCTTCCCAGCAGGGGGAGCAAGTCATAGGCCGCGCTCGCTTCCGTCCCCATGAGGTGTTCCCATTGCCGTTGCAGCGTGCCTTCCAGCAGGAGGGAGGCGGAGGGAGAGGGGAGCAAGGCAATGGCTTCCAGCGTATCCCGCGGGTAGGTGAGCGCCACGGAGAAGGCCGGGGAGGGGGTGAGGGCGGGGGGAGCCGCGGAGAGCTTGGCAATGCCGGCGATGGGATAGATGAAGGAAATGGCCGCGCTCGCCGTTCCCCATTGCACCAGCAGGGAGGAGCGGTCCCGGAGGTGTTGCATCAGCAGGCGGTCCTCTTCGGTGATGCCGGAGAAGCTGACGTTCTTCGTGAGAAACACCCACGACCCGTCCTCGGGAGCCAGGCGGGCGAGCGTGCGGTAATCGGGGAGCTCGGAGAGAGAGGGGACCTCCGGCCGGGCAAGCAGGGCGAGCGCGCCGGAAGAGCCGCGAATCACTCGGCTGGCGGTATCCAGAGGAAAGCGGGAGCTGATGGTGCGCACCACGTCGCCTTCCAGGAACACCACCCATCCGTACAAGCCGTTCGCGTGGCGCAGGATTCCCACATCCGTTCCCCCTTCCCGTGGGAGAGAAATTTCCCCGAGGATGGGGAAGCGGGGGGTAAGCCGTTCGGCATCGGCGAGGGTAAGGTTATGGAAGAAGGCCACGGTCTCCTGCAGAGGCAGGAGCTCCGACGCGGTTTTCTCCCGGGGAGAGAGGAACAGAGCCGTACCCACCAGCACCGTGCCCGTTACGGCAAGGAGGGCAATAAGGATGGGGACGAGGGGGTGGGTGAAGCGGAGTCGGAACATCATTTTCGGCCATTCTAGCGGAAAAAGCGCTCTTGTCTCCTGTATACAAAATGTATTCGTGAAACAATTCATCATAGTACGCCACTGCAAAATCTTGCGCGAGTTTCTATACGGAGTACGATGCCTTGATTTGCTCCCTACCCCATTCGATCCTGATCAGGGTAGGCAGCAAATCACCACACAAACACACACGCCCCGGGGCGTACACACACAGAAAGAGAGAAGAGTACCAAGACACAGATCATTCACACCAACACAAGAACCGAGAATAGCAACACCCCTCCCAAGGGGTTGCAGAACCTATTTTCGGGAAGCAGCGGCTGTAGGAGAGTCCCGTATCACACATCTCCAGCCGCTGAGTGGGGAGAGTGGTGGCCGTCATCGGCGGCTGCCTGACCCGAATCCTTTCGGCTCACTTCAGGAACCTTCCGCGCATCCGGGGATGCACGGACCGCTCCCGCGGCTACCACTCTCTCTGCTCTGCAATGTCACGTTGCGGAAGTGAGGACGCTCCAGCGACGTGCCTCCTGCTTCTCCCCAGTGCCTCCCAAGAGACTTACGTCACTTCGCGGCAGGCCGGTACGGGGACTTCGGAGGGTTCCGAGGAGAAACAAGAAACCCGAGCAAGGCAGAGAGCGGGGGCTCCTCCCCCCACTGTCCTCCTCTCCAGAAACGGGGCTCAGCGCTCGACTCATGTGATTCGGCGTTGATAGTCCACAGAGAGGAAAAGACAAAAACAAAAAGATCGGTCTTAAAGCCGGTCTTTTTGTCAGGGGACGATTACAGGTTCAGCAGCTTCCCCTTCACATCATCCAGCGTCCCGTCCAGCTCCAGCGCACGTCCGTAGGCGGCGCGGGCTTCTTCCGTCTTCCCCGCAGCTTCCGCAGCAGATCCTAAGAGGGCATACGCCGCAGCGGATTCCGGCCAGCGGAGGGTGGCTCTTTCGGCAGCCTCGAAGGCATCCTCCTGCCGCTGCGCCCGGAGGGCGAGATCCACGAACGCGGTGATGGAGGCCAGGTCGGTTCCCGATGCCGTAGCCAAAATCTTCTCCTGTTCAAAGGCCAGCTGCACGTCTCCGGCTTTCTCCGCTTCCGTGGCGATGGCGCGACGCACGTCCTTCTCCGGCTTGAAGCCGTTCGTGAGCGCGTATTGCAGGAACGTGAGGGCGTTCTTGTGGTCCTCCATGGCGCCGTAGGTCCGTCCCAGGAAGTACTGGATTTCCGGTTTCTGGGGATCCAGGGTGTAGCTCCGTTCGAAGGAAGCCAGTGCCTCCTGTGTGCGTTCCGTGATCAGCTGGCAATACCCCTGCACGATCCACGCGTCGCGGTAATCATCCTGCTCCGCCGTGACCCGGCCGAGGAGGGGGAGGGCGAGGGCGCATTCCTGCACCTGCGCCAGGCTGCGGGAGAGGAGGGTGGAGAGGTGGATGGGTGGGCTCTGCGGGAAGAGCGCGAACTCCTCGTATGCGTCGAGGAGCGTGCGGGCGTAGGTGCGCAGGACGGGATCCCAGCCGTCCAGCGTCAGGCGCAATTCCGCCTGGGCTTGCGGATGTTCCCCCTGCACGATGGCGAGGAGGGCGGAGCCGTAGTGCCGGTGCGGCGATTCGCCGGCTTTGGCCAGCAACTCCTGCGCGCGGGGGAGGTTCTCCTGGTGGAGGGCGAGGGTCGTGGAGAGGAGGAGGAGGTCCTCCGCGCGGGCGCCTTCCCTCCGCAGCCGCTCGATGGTGTTGGAGACCGCCTTGGTATCGCGGCGCTGGAGCTGTGCGAGGGCGAGCTTCTTCAGCGCCGTCACGCCGCCGTCCGCGGCCACGGCCGCTTCGTACGCTTCCTGCGCGCCCTTCCAATCCCCGGCGAGCGCGCGGCTATCGCCTTCCCGCACGTGCGTGAGCGCCGCACCCCCTGTTTCTTCCTCGCCTTCCATGGAGAGCCCTTGGAGGTTGGCGGTCAACGGGTTCCGTTGGGGGCGCATGCGGAA
This region includes:
- a CDS encoding tetratricopeptide repeat protein, encoding MKVARVLLPLALALLLVAGLLAYLWLNLGSAAQAFRMRPQRNPLTANLQGLSMEGEEETGGAALTHVREGDSRALAGDWKGAQEAYEAAVAADGGVTALKKLALAQLQRRDTKAVSNTIERLRREGARAEDLLLLSTTLALHQENLPRAQELLAKAGESPHRHYGSALLAIVQGEHPQAQAELRLTLDGWDPVLRTYARTLLDAYEEFALFPQSPPIHLSTLLSRSLAQVQECALALPLLGRVTAEQDDYRDAWIVQGYCQLITERTQEALASFERSYTLDPQKPEIQYFLGRTYGAMEDHKNALTFLQYALTNGFKPEKDVRRAIATEAEKAGDVQLAFEQEKILATASGTDLASITAFVDLALRAQRQEDAFEAAERATLRWPESAAAYALLGSAAEAAGKTEEARAAYGRALELDGTLDDVKGKLLNL